A region from the Parasphingopyxis sp. CP4 genome encodes:
- a CDS encoding isochorismatase family protein, with the protein MADLMGTKMVSDGKTAREIFEAVMANPARKKFGFGEKLAIVNVDIQRAYTDLESFKTSYVTDPDQIAYVNRISALARAKDMPVIWSRVAYKADAGDAGIWGTRTDTEDSLQNIKYDSERHEFDPRCEIDSDDMTYTKRMPSAFFETPLASYLTWHKIDTVVVTGGSTSGCVRATAVDSLSHGYRTIVPIETCADKHESYHFANLTDLQLKYADVEPVQAVIDWLEAR; encoded by the coding sequence ATGGCCGATCTGATGGGCACCAAAATGGTCAGCGACGGCAAGACGGCGCGCGAGATTTTCGAGGCGGTGATGGCCAATCCTGCGCGCAAGAAATTCGGCTTTGGCGAGAAGCTCGCGATCGTCAATGTCGACATCCAGCGCGCCTATACGGACCTTGAAAGTTTCAAGACGTCTTATGTTACGGATCCGGACCAGATTGCCTATGTGAACCGGATTTCTGCGCTTGCCCGGGCCAAGGACATGCCGGTAATCTGGTCGCGTGTGGCCTATAAGGCGGACGCCGGCGATGCGGGCATCTGGGGAACCCGAACCGATACCGAAGACAGTTTGCAGAACATCAAATATGATAGCGAGCGGCATGAATTCGATCCGCGCTGCGAGATCGATTCCGACGACATGACCTATACCAAACGCATGCCGAGTGCCTTTTTTGAGACACCCCTCGCCAGCTATCTGACCTGGCACAAGATCGACACGGTGGTTGTCACCGGCGGGTCGACCTCTGGTTGTGTCCGCGCAACCGCTGTCGATTCGCTGTCGCATGGCTATCGCACGATCGTCCCGATAGAGACCTGTGCGGACAAGCATGAAAGCTATCATTTCGCCAACCTCACCGATCTCCAGCTCAAATATGCGGATGTCGAACCGGTTCAGGCGGTGATCGACTGGCTGGAGGCGCGCTAG
- a CDS encoding alpha/beta fold hydrolase, whose product MMTITRHFIRIGNRTVHYRKAGSGPILLMIHQSPRSSAEYEALMETWSPHFTCIAPDTPGFGQSDPLPGNPDINDFAAAVHDLLDALGIDHCAAYGFHSGAIILMTAVKQQPDRFSRVAMGGYAVWTPAEMELFGDAYLPPFHPSDYGEHLTWLWNRILEQSWFFPWFATDEAHRLSVAHADPVRVNAVVREMLDAGNAYQAGYGAVLRAPRDIPPADAAMPPCLITAYDGDPLQEHIDRLGEMPTGWSARKVETPADHQQASLDHLRNGDHAPAPELPEAPDRGFVAIAHGGFDGLIHWRGDPGADALILHAPGRASAAQADSGTLHIDLPGHGLSDDWTGDAPTDWQRWQAVIGAIADSFSAATIDGPSAPTGDPAQLYPDLTPDRFGAYLTTAWQVVRARHFYEPWYAADADHARAFDPGDLAPEKLAIEHLELLQARAARAWHEALLDRHKGAAS is encoded by the coding sequence ATGATGACCATCACTCGCCATTTCATTCGCATCGGCAATCGCACGGTGCATTATCGCAAGGCAGGATCCGGACCGATCCTGCTGATGATCCACCAATCTCCGCGCAGCTCGGCTGAATATGAGGCGCTCATGGAGACATGGTCGCCGCATTTCACCTGTATAGCGCCCGACACGCCAGGGTTTGGCCAGTCCGATCCGCTGCCGGGCAATCCAGACATCAATGATTTCGCGGCTGCCGTGCATGATCTGCTCGATGCGCTCGGGATTGATCACTGCGCCGCCTATGGGTTTCATTCGGGTGCGATCATCCTGATGACGGCGGTGAAGCAACAGCCCGATCGCTTCAGCCGGGTTGCCATGGGCGGTTATGCCGTCTGGACGCCAGCGGAAATGGAGCTGTTTGGCGATGCCTATCTCCCGCCCTTTCATCCGAGTGATTATGGCGAGCATCTGACCTGGCTATGGAACCGGATCCTCGAGCAAAGCTGGTTCTTCCCCTGGTTCGCGACCGATGAAGCGCATCGGCTATCGGTGGCTCATGCGGATCCGGTACGCGTTAACGCTGTCGTCCGCGAGATGCTCGACGCCGGGAACGCCTATCAGGCGGGCTATGGCGCGGTGCTCCGTGCGCCGCGGGATATTCCGCCGGCTGATGCAGCGATGCCGCCGTGCCTGATCACCGCCTATGATGGCGATCCGTTGCAGGAGCATATCGATCGGTTGGGCGAGATGCCGACAGGCTGGTCGGCCCGCAAGGTCGAGACGCCGGCCGATCACCAGCAAGCGAGCCTCGATCATTTGCGGAACGGCGATCATGCACCGGCACCCGAGTTGCCCGAAGCACCAGATCGCGGCTTTGTCGCGATTGCCCATGGCGGCTTTGACGGCCTGATACATTGGCGCGGCGATCCGGGTGCGGACGCGCTGATCCTGCATGCGCCGGGGCGGGCCAGTGCTGCACAAGCGGACAGCGGGACCCTGCATATCGATCTTCCGGGCCATGGCCTCTCTGATGACTGGACCGGCGATGCACCCACCGACTGGCAAAGGTGGCAGGCGGTGATCGGTGCGATCGCGGACTCGTTCAGCGCCGCAACCATTGATGGTCCCAGCGCCCCAACAGGCGATCCAGCCCAGCTCTATCCGGATCTGACGCCGGACCGGTTCGGCGCCTATCTGACGACCGCCTGGCAGGTCGTGCGCGCGCGGCATTTCTACGAGCCCTGGTACGCCGCCGATGCGGACCATGCGCGTGCCTTCGATCCTGGCGATCTGGCGCCTGAAAAGCTCGCCATCGAGCATCTTGAGCTGCTCCAGGCCCGCGCCGCACGCGCTTGGCATGAAGCTCTGCTCGATCGCCACAAGGGAGCAGCATCCTGA
- a CDS encoding polysaccharide deacetylase family protein produces MREGEADPGLYEFKAWRGRPKIRWPEGKTCAVWVAPNLEFYELDPPANPHRKSWPKPHPDVVGYSHRDHANRVSHWRMADVMSKYGFPGSVSLSVALCDHIPEVVEDANARGWEFFSHGIYNTRYSYGMDEAQERAIIEDSIETVKRATGQQIRGWLAPALTHTPRTLDLIAEYGLDYTCDLYHDDQPTDVAVAKGQLTAIPYSLEVNDHYGFFIYNMSPRDYADTLIRQFERLATEGEESGTVMCIPLHSYLIGQPHRIGPFEEVLKHIANDGRAWIARAGEIVDAFREQGDD; encoded by the coding sequence GTGCGGGAGGGCGAAGCAGATCCCGGCCTGTATGAGTTCAAGGCCTGGCGCGGGCGACCGAAGATTCGCTGGCCCGAAGGCAAGACATGTGCCGTCTGGGTCGCGCCCAATCTTGAATTTTACGAACTCGATCCGCCGGCCAATCCGCATCGCAAGAGCTGGCCCAAGCCGCATCCCGATGTCGTCGGCTACAGCCATCGCGATCATGCCAATCGCGTCTCGCATTGGCGGATGGCCGATGTGATGAGCAAATATGGCTTTCCCGGTTCGGTCAGCCTGTCAGTCGCGCTCTGCGATCACATCCCCGAGGTCGTCGAAGATGCCAATGCGCGCGGCTGGGAGTTTTTCAGCCATGGGATTTACAACACACGCTACAGCTACGGCATGGACGAGGCGCAAGAACGCGCGATCATCGAGGACTCAATCGAGACGGTAAAGCGCGCAACCGGGCAGCAGATCCGCGGATGGCTTGCCCCGGCGCTCACCCATACGCCGCGTACGCTCGATCTGATTGCCGAATATGGTCTCGATTATACCTGCGACCTTTATCATGATGACCAGCCGACCGATGTTGCGGTTGCCAAAGGGCAGCTGACCGCCATCCCCTACAGCCTTGAAGTCAATGATCATTATGGCTTTTTCATCTATAATATGAGCCCGCGGGACTATGCGGATACGTTGATCCGACAGTTTGAAAGGCTCGCCACGGAAGGCGAGGAATCAGGCACAGTGATGTGCATACCGTTGCACAGCTATCTGATCGGTCAGCCGCACCGGATCGGGCCATTCGAAGAGGTGTTGAAACATATCGCCAATGACGGGCGTGCCTGGATCGCCCGGGCCGGGGAAATAGTCGATGCGTTTCGGGAGCAGGGCGATGATTAG